A genomic region of Methanobacterium sp. SMA-27 contains the following coding sequences:
- a CDS encoding pyridoxal-dependent decarboxylase — MLSDKKNLDHMSKIEREHTTTYGSRYFTKPVPKYEMPEEGMPARAAYQIIHDELNLDGNPSLNLASFVTTWMEPEADKLIMESIGKNYVDNDEYPQTEVIQNRVVNMLARLFNAPKEANSIGSGTIGSSESIMLGLLAHKWTWKKRREAEGKPTDKPNIVMGADVHTVWEKFALYFDVELKLIPLKKNVCKTTETEITKVMSSFSCISGLNEDIYTVSAEDIIAQVDENTIAVGAVVGTTFTGQMDPIEEINTALLEIKETKGWDIPIHVDGASGGFILPFLYPDIKWDFRLEQVRSINVSGHKYGLVYPGVGWLIFKDRTDLPEELIFNINYLGGIMPNYSLNFSKGSSTIIAQYYNLIRLGMKGYKQIMENMQENAHYLASKLNGTKKFEVINKSIIFPIVTAQLQNCEFSVFHLSEKLRQKGWIVPAYTLPANAEDIAVLRMVVKESFSKDMVEMLFNDIMDSIKKLEQSTEEKIKYIDGKENPTLLY; from the coding sequence TTGTTATCAGATAAGAAAAATTTGGATCACATGAGTAAAATAGAAAGGGAACACACAACCACCTATGGTAGTCGTTACTTTACTAAACCCGTTCCCAAATATGAAATGCCAGAAGAAGGTATGCCTGCAAGGGCAGCCTATCAGATAATACATGATGAACTGAATTTAGATGGTAATCCATCTTTAAACTTAGCAAGCTTTGTAACAACCTGGATGGAACCCGAAGCAGATAAACTTATAATGGAAAGCATTGGCAAAAACTACGTTGACAACGATGAATATCCACAAACCGAAGTAATCCAGAACAGGGTTGTTAATATGCTTGCAAGACTGTTTAACGCACCAAAAGAAGCTAATTCAATTGGAAGCGGAACTATAGGTTCGTCTGAATCTATTATGCTGGGACTTCTGGCCCATAAATGGACATGGAAAAAACGTAGAGAAGCCGAAGGCAAACCAACCGACAAACCCAACATTGTGATGGGTGCTGATGTACATACTGTATGGGAAAAATTTGCTCTGTACTTCGATGTTGAACTCAAACTCATACCTCTAAAAAAGAATGTCTGTAAAACAACAGAAACTGAAATTACCAAGGTAATGTCTTCATTCAGCTGTATAAGTGGTTTGAATGAGGATATATACACGGTATCTGCCGAGGACATTATAGCCCAGGTAGATGAAAATACCATAGCTGTGGGTGCGGTGGTTGGAACAACATTTACAGGACAAATGGATCCTATCGAAGAAATTAACACAGCTTTATTAGAAATTAAGGAAACTAAAGGATGGGATATCCCAATTCATGTTGATGGTGCAAGTGGAGGTTTTATTCTACCATTCCTGTACCCTGATATTAAATGGGATTTCAGACTGGAACAGGTACGATCCATCAATGTATCTGGACATAAATATGGGTTAGTATACCCTGGTGTTGGATGGTTAATATTTAAAGACAGAACTGACCTGCCAGAAGAACTTATATTCAATATAAATTATCTTGGTGGAATAATGCCCAACTACTCCTTAAATTTCTCAAAAGGAAGCAGTACAATTATAGCACAGTACTACAACTTAATAAGACTTGGAATGAAAGGTTATAAGCAGATAATGGAAAATATGCAGGAAAATGCACATTATCTTGCAAGCAAATTAAATGGAACAAAGAAGTTTGAAGTTATTAACAAGAGCATCATATTTCCAATAGTAACCGCGCAACTTCAAAACTGTGAATTCAGTGTCTTCCATCTATCTGAAAAACTCAGACAAAAAGGATGGATAGTACCGGCCTATACACTTCCAGCAAATGCTGAAGACATTGCCGTTTTAAGAATGGTTGTAAAAGAGAGTTTCAGTAAAGATATGGTTGAAATGCTTTTTAATGATATAATGGACTCAATTAAAAAACTGGAGCAATCAACAGAAGAGAAGATAAAGTACATAGATGGAAAAGAAAATCCTACATTACTTTACTAA
- the gshAB gene encoding bifunctional glutamate--cysteine ligase GshA/glutathione synthetase GshB: MIILKESYVGLELSTQLIIKEALKRGIEIDVLDMDDNFIRLKKGNKVEYVKQATKTSADTYIAPLIMENKEVTKMVLKEHGINVPMSVTFKHVDDAMEKYPDFVGKDIVIKPKSTNFGEGVLILKDLKSKEDYNNAIVHALKYDNSVMIEEFIEGKEYRFLVIGEEVVAILNRDPANVVGNGVQNIEELVHEKNKSPQRGKGHVTPLEKIIIGLIEENYLATQDKDMYYVPNNGEIVYLRENSNISTGGDSIDFTDEILDEYKIIAVNSAKAVGAKICGADIIIKDVKAKPDKNNHSIIELNFNPILYAHDFPYKGQNRYVERKLLDLLGF; encoded by the coding sequence ATGATTATTTTAAAAGAAAGCTATGTAGGGCTTGAACTTTCAACTCAACTTATTATCAAGGAAGCATTGAAAAGGGGTATAGAGATCGATGTACTTGACATGGATGATAATTTTATCCGTTTAAAAAAAGGGAATAAAGTTGAATATGTGAAACAGGCAACCAAAACTTCTGCTGACACATATATAGCCCCATTAATCATGGAAAACAAAGAAGTAACAAAAATGGTTCTTAAGGAACATGGCATTAATGTGCCCATGAGTGTAACTTTTAAGCATGTTGACGATGCAATGGAAAAATATCCTGACTTTGTTGGTAAGGATATTGTGATAAAACCTAAATCAACTAATTTTGGTGAGGGTGTATTAATATTGAAAGACCTGAAATCCAAGGAAGACTACAATAATGCAATTGTCCATGCATTAAAATATGATAACTCGGTTATGATTGAAGAATTCATAGAGGGTAAAGAGTATAGGTTCTTAGTAATTGGAGAGGAAGTTGTTGCAATACTGAACCGGGACCCAGCAAATGTTGTTGGAAATGGAGTACAAAATATAGAAGAACTGGTTCATGAAAAAAATAAAAGCCCACAAAGGGGTAAGGGACATGTGACTCCGCTAGAAAAAATCATTATCGGATTAATTGAAGAGAATTATCTGGCCACTCAAGATAAGGACATGTATTATGTTCCAAATAATGGTGAAATTGTATATCTTAGAGAAAATTCCAATATCAGCACTGGTGGTGACAGCATTGATTTTACAGATGAGATATTAGATGAGTATAAGATCATTGCTGTAAACTCTGCTAAGGCAGTTGGTGCAAAAATCTGTGGTGCAGATATAATCATCAAGGATGTAAAAGCAAAACCCGATAAAAACAACCATAGCATAATCGAACTAAATTTCAATCCCATATTATATGCACATGATTTTCCATATAAAGGCCAGAACAGATATGTTGAAAGGAAGTTACTTGATTTATTAGGATTTTAA
- a CDS encoding glutamate--cysteine ligase: MNWDFSEILTSFLKDGKGKLLAEGNFGFERESQRIISSGDLALTPHPPVFGDKLENQRITTDFSESHIEMITPTFKTIEEAYEELNTICTEVENGIGDELLWPLSMPPKLPDENNIPIASFPDSEEGIYKEIYRKGLALRYGKKMQMISGIHYNFSFDEEMVDYLYDLFGNENDKRSFINEIHFALTRNFLRYRWMLIYLFGASPFCHPTYYSVIYKEIKIIQKSCSSCVESIKNFNQYATSLRVSRFGYSNILKHNQNIYFNSLDEYSKKLRKLMTTRNDDYSKLGIYKNNSQIQLNGNILQNESEFYSAIRLKQNIGKDETQLDALEKRGVQYVEVRILDLNPFEKLGLSLEQMYFIQVFMLFCLFEQSNPITEDEYDRINLNHHLITLFGRKENLVLQKYNGRAIALKQWGEEIFVKLKMIADLMSNATGDVKYRNSVENEHKKLFDISFLPSERIHREMENNKEDFLEFGTRCAINNLNIQ; this comes from the coding sequence ATGAACTGGGACTTTTCAGAAATATTAACGTCTTTTTTAAAAGATGGAAAAGGAAAACTGTTGGCAGAAGGAAATTTCGGCTTTGAAAGAGAGTCACAAAGGATCATATCCTCAGGTGATCTTGCATTAACTCCTCACCCGCCAGTTTTTGGAGATAAATTAGAAAATCAACGTATCACAACTGATTTTTCTGAAAGTCATATCGAGATGATAACACCAACCTTTAAGACAATTGAAGAAGCATATGAAGAATTAAATACCATATGTACCGAGGTTGAAAATGGTATCGGAGATGAACTACTCTGGCCCCTTAGTATGCCGCCCAAACTTCCAGATGAAAATAACATTCCCATTGCAAGCTTTCCAGATTCAGAGGAGGGAATATATAAAGAAATATATCGAAAGGGACTGGCACTGAGATATGGTAAGAAAATGCAGATGATATCAGGCATTCACTATAATTTTTCATTTGACGAAGAAATGGTTGATTATTTATATGATCTCTTTGGAAATGAAAATGATAAACGTTCATTTATTAATGAAATACATTTTGCCCTTACAAGAAACTTTCTACGTTACCGTTGGATGTTGATTTACCTTTTTGGAGCATCACCATTCTGCCATCCTACATATTATTCTGTAATATACAAAGAAATTAAAATCATTCAGAAATCCTGTTCTAGCTGTGTGGAAAGTATTAAAAATTTCAATCAATACGCAACATCCCTACGTGTAAGCAGATTTGGTTATTCAAATATCCTTAAACACAATCAAAATATATATTTTAATAGTCTGGACGAATATTCAAAAAAGCTCCGTAAACTCATGACAACTCGGAATGACGACTATTCTAAGCTTGGAATATATAAGAATAATTCTCAAATACAATTGAATGGGAATATTTTGCAAAATGAAAGCGAATTTTACTCCGCAATTAGACTTAAGCAAAATATAGGTAAAGACGAAACCCAACTGGATGCTCTGGAAAAAAGAGGAGTTCAATATGTAGAAGTGAGGATTCTTGATTTGAATCCATTTGAAAAGTTGGGTTTAAGCCTTGAACAGATGTATTTCATTCAAGTGTTTATGCTTTTCTGTTTGTTTGAACAAAGCAACCCCATCACCGAAGATGAATATGATAGAATAAATTTAAATCACCATTTAATAACATTGTTCGGAAGGAAAGAGAATTTAGTACTCCAAAAATATAATGGAAGAGCAATTGCATTGAAACAATGGGGAGAGGAAATATTTGTAAAGCTCAAAATGATAGCAGATTTAATGTCCAATGCTACAGGAGATGTTAAATATCGAAATAGTGTTGAAAATGAACATAAAAAGCTTTTTGATATATCTTTTCTACCTTCTGAAAGGATTCACAGGGAAATGGAGAATAATAAGGAAGACTTTCTAGAATTCGGAACTAGATGTGCTATAAATAATTTAAATATACAATAG
- a CDS encoding slipin family protein yields MVDLVTLFIVVIVILIILGLSIRIVNQYERGVVFRLGKVIGIKEPGLRLLIPLVDRMVKPSLQIITMPIQSQKIITEDNVSIDVAAVAYFKIIDPYKAVVEVENYTRAVNQISQTTVRSVVGQFNLDEILSVTPKINAKIKEIIDEHSEPWGINVTTVEIKDITLPENMKRVIGLQAEAEREKRAKIIAAEGEFLSAAKLGDAADIISEHPIALQLRIMQVLNQIAVEKNSTIIFPAPLMNSITDISNFLKTENMEATKPKEKK; encoded by the coding sequence ATGGTTGATTTAGTAACTTTATTCATTGTTGTCATTGTTATTTTGATTATTCTAGGATTATCTATTAGGATAGTTAATCAATATGAGAGGGGTGTTGTTTTCCGTCTTGGAAAGGTAATTGGTATTAAAGAACCCGGGTTGAGACTACTAATTCCTCTGGTGGATCGTATGGTTAAACCCTCACTTCAGATAATTACCATGCCTATACAATCCCAGAAAATCATAACAGAAGACAATGTATCTATAGATGTGGCTGCTGTAGCCTATTTTAAAATTATTGATCCATACAAAGCAGTTGTTGAAGTTGAAAATTATACCCGCGCTGTGAACCAGATATCACAAACAACAGTTAGAAGTGTGGTTGGACAGTTCAACTTGGATGAGATACTCTCTGTAACACCTAAAATAAACGCCAAAATCAAGGAGATCATAGATGAACACAGCGAACCATGGGGAATCAATGTCACCACCGTTGAAATAAAAGACATTACACTTCCAGAGAACATGAAACGTGTGATAGGATTACAAGCAGAGGCTGAAAGGGAGAAGAGAGCTAAAATTATTGCTGCTGAGGGTGAATTCCTATCAGCTGCTAAATTAGGAGATGCAGCAGACATCATATCTGAACATCCAATTGCATTACAGCTCAGAATTATGCAGGTACTCAACCAGATAGCTGTAGAGAAAAATTCAACAATAATATTCCCAGCACCATTAATGAACAGCATAACAGATATTTCAAACTTCCTAAAAACAGAAAATATGGAAGCAACAAAACCTAAAGAAAAAAAATAG
- a CDS encoding PAS domain S-box protein translates to MDDDKIKLEKLRKKAEETVKKQYDHKINQYKDTDELFHELHVHQVELEMQNEELRQAQIKLEDSQRKYFDLYNFAPDGYFTLDKEGIILEVNLKGASLLGVERLNLNKTAFIQYIAPDNQNKFYHHLQKVLETRTNDTIDIKLIKKDNNIFYAHLETMYVPHGNGNFKEFRSAVTDISDLKSTEMALKESEERYREIFYNNHTIMILIDPVNLNIIEANPAACNFYGYDYEQLLKMKISDINILDLDLIEDKMQKAMAQQENHFIFKHLLSNGTISDVDIHSGLIPYKGKNVLCSVIHDITAQKKAEKILEKRNARINQMLNIEIDDHEKAEIKLGNLISKLEISNKELEQFAYVSSHDLKEPLRMITSFLQLLQRRYADDLDKDANDFINFAVEGAKRLDIMINDLLEYSRVGSKVREFKYIYSEKIVETVLTNLKTQIQDKNAIVTYDSLPIIYASEYQMVQLFQNLISNAIKYNNKIPKVHISAVKKDKEYVFSIKDNGIGIDKDHLERIFTIFQRLHTREEYDGTGIGLAISLRIIQQHRGKIWAESEPGKGSTFNLSIPFKTNNEIIKLQ, encoded by the coding sequence ATGGATGATGACAAGATAAAACTCGAAAAACTGCGTAAAAAAGCAGAAGAAACAGTTAAAAAACAATATGATCATAAAATAAATCAGTATAAAGATACTGATGAATTATTTCATGAATTACATGTTCACCAAGTCGAATTGGAGATGCAAAACGAAGAATTAAGACAAGCCCAGATAAAATTGGAAGATTCTCAGCGCAAATATTTTGATCTGTATAACTTTGCACCCGATGGATATTTTACATTAGATAAAGAAGGGATTATTTTAGAGGTTAATCTTAAAGGAGCATCATTATTAGGTGTTGAAAGGCTTAACCTCAATAAAACTGCATTTATTCAATATATTGCTCCAGATAATCAAAACAAGTTTTATCATCACCTACAGAAAGTTCTGGAAACGAGAACTAATGATACAATCGACATCAAACTCATTAAAAAGGATAATAATATATTTTACGCCCATCTTGAAACCATGTATGTTCCACATGGGAATGGAAATTTCAAAGAATTCAGATCAGCCGTAACAGATATTAGCGATCTTAAAAGTACTGAAATGGCTTTAAAAGAGAGTGAAGAACGATATCGTGAGATCTTTTACAACAATCATACAATCATGATCTTAATAGATCCAGTTAATTTAAATATAATAGAAGCAAACCCTGCAGCTTGTAATTTTTATGGATATGACTATGAACAATTACTTAAAATGAAAATATCGGATATTAATATTTTGGATCTGGATTTAATAGAGGATAAAATGCAAAAGGCAATGGCCCAACAAGAAAACCATTTTATATTTAAACATCTTTTATCCAATGGAACCATCAGTGATGTAGATATTCATAGCGGTTTAATCCCTTATAAAGGTAAAAATGTACTTTGTTCTGTTATTCACGATATTACTGCTCAAAAAAAAGCAGAGAAAATACTAGAAAAACGTAATGCCCGTATTAATCAAATGTTAAATATTGAGATAGACGATCATGAAAAGGCTGAAATTAAATTGGGAAACCTGATAAGTAAATTAGAAATTTCAAATAAAGAACTGGAACAATTTGCTTATGTATCATCTCACGACTTGAAAGAACCTTTACGTATGATTACTAGTTTTCTTCAGCTTTTACAGAGAAGATATGCAGATGATCTTGATAAAGATGCCAATGACTTCATAAACTTTGCGGTGGAAGGAGCTAAACGTCTTGATATAATGATCAATGATTTATTAGAGTACTCTCGAGTCGGAAGTAAAGTAAGAGAATTCAAATATATTTACAGTGAAAAAATTGTAGAAACAGTTTTAACCAATTTAAAAACACAAATACAAGATAAAAATGCCATTGTAACATATGATTCGCTGCCAATAATCTATGCAAGTGAATATCAAATGGTACAGCTCTTTCAAAATCTCATAAGCAATGCTATTAAATACAACAACAAAATCCCTAAAGTCCATATATCTGCAGTTAAAAAAGATAAGGAGTATGTATTTTCTATTAAAGATAATGGGATTGGAATAGATAAAGATCACTTAGAAAGAATATTTACCATCTTTCAACGTCTACATACACGTGAGGAATATGATGGAACAGGTATTGGTTTGGCAATTTCACTTAGAATAATACAGCAACATAGAGGAAAAATTTGGGCAGAATCCGAACCTGGAAAAGGCTCAACATTCAATTTGTCCATACCATTTAAAACCAATAATGAGATTATCAAATTACAATAA
- a CDS encoding histidine kinase, producing the protein MSGTDEWKLVEKILGNALNKEDTEKLVNALKNSVKHDFEQILKEFVQKINEPVEILLIGNDPKIMQELIATFGRSKLTTSIRFTGSVEEASNMIFQQGVYSDFPIANIIIFDFATLRGESGLENLENIMEKKSIIKNVPVIILTDDYEKVKHLEKYHPDLFLTKPNNFKEYQNIVETIKEFWLTYTYNKE; encoded by the coding sequence ATGAGCGGAACAGATGAATGGAAGTTAGTTGAAAAAATATTGGGTAATGCATTAAATAAAGAGGATACTGAAAAATTGGTAAATGCATTAAAAAACTCTGTAAAGCACGATTTTGAACAGATTTTAAAAGAATTTGTACAAAAGATAAATGAACCAGTTGAAATCCTGCTAATAGGAAACGATCCAAAAATTATGCAGGAATTAATAGCAACATTTGGAAGATCAAAACTCACTACCAGCATCCGCTTTACAGGGAGTGTTGAAGAAGCCAGTAACATGATATTCCAACAAGGAGTTTACAGTGATTTTCCTATAGCAAATATTATAATATTTGATTTTGCAACACTACGTGGTGAGAGTGGATTGGAAAATTTAGAAAATATCATGGAAAAAAAGAGTATCATAAAAAATGTACCTGTGATTATTTTAACCGATGATTATGAAAAAGTGAAACATCTAGAGAAATATCATCCAGACCTATTCTTAACCAAACCCAATAATTTCAAGGAATACCAAAACATTGTTGAAACAATAAAAGAATTCTGGCTCACTTATACCTACAACAAAGAATAG
- a CDS encoding PAS domain S-box protein — MSVNSGSDRVYKSIFESSLEAILLTTLDGTILAANPKVQQILGYSNEELLKLSIYAIVDTGETKLNFIFEKSGIADKSSREITIIQKNGEKFNALISSNNFRDEEGNELVSVVIKEIKEIKKLELALEDSEKQFHKLFENMIDGYAYCKMLFDEKGRPIDWIYLEVNRAFEQLTGLKNVKDRRVTEVIPQLKKLKPDLFEIYRRVILTGITESFELYINPLKIWLHISVYKSGGDQFVTVFKNITHRKEAEKELIESKNRLFDIIDFLPDPTFAINSRGEVIAWNRAIEAITGFRAEDMLGKGNYEYALPIYGIRRPILIDLVTDPNKVIEKQYSKIKRWEDGIYGQTNAPLKGINRILWGKAVPLYNDKGIITGAIEVIRDITESKKAEKEVIDSLHEKELLIKEIHHRVKNNMQIVSSLLNLQTNYVDEKETVDVLKESQNRVRSMAMIHEELYRSGDLTHINFVNYVQNLIQKLLYAYNIDATIIKPILKIENINLNMETAVPCGLIISELVSNSLKYAFPNGMAGEIYISLKSKEDKFELVIRDNGIGLPENFDFNKLDSLGLLLVKNLTDQIDGDLTINVTTGTEFIINFEELEYKTRI; from the coding sequence ATGTCTGTTAATTCTGGATCAGATCGAGTATATAAATCTATTTTTGAAAGTAGTTTGGAAGCTATTTTATTAACAACCCTTGATGGTACTATTTTGGCTGCTAATCCCAAAGTCCAACAGATTTTAGGATATTCCAATGAAGAATTACTCAAACTTAGTATATATGCTATTGTTGATACCGGTGAAACAAAATTAAACTTTATCTTCGAAAAATCTGGAATTGCAGATAAATCAAGCCGTGAAATAACAATTATACAAAAGAACGGTGAAAAATTTAATGCTTTAATATCTTCCAATAATTTCAGAGATGAAGAGGGTAATGAACTGGTCAGTGTGGTCATTAAAGAAATAAAAGAAATAAAAAAACTGGAATTAGCCTTAGAAGATAGTGAAAAACAGTTTCATAAATTATTTGAAAATATGATAGATGGCTATGCCTATTGTAAAATGCTTTTTGATGAAAAAGGACGTCCAATTGACTGGATATATTTGGAAGTAAACAGAGCATTCGAACAATTGACTGGACTTAAAAATGTTAAGGATAGAAGAGTCACAGAGGTAATTCCACAACTTAAAAAATTAAAACCAGACTTATTTGAAATATATAGAAGAGTAATATTGACCGGTATTACAGAGTCATTCGAATTATATATCAATCCATTAAAAATTTGGTTGCATATATCAGTGTACAAATCTGGTGGTGATCAATTTGTAACGGTATTTAAAAATATTACCCATCGTAAAGAGGCTGAAAAAGAATTAATAGAATCTAAAAACCGTTTATTTGATATTATTGATTTTTTACCCGATCCAACATTTGCCATTAACAGTAGGGGAGAAGTTATAGCTTGGAATCGTGCCATTGAGGCTATAACTGGATTTAGGGCCGAAGATATGTTGGGAAAAGGAAATTATGAATATGCTCTGCCAATTTATGGAATTAGAAGACCAATATTAATTGATCTTGTAACCGATCCCAATAAAGTCATTGAAAAGCAATATAGTAAAATTAAAAGATGGGAAGATGGTATTTATGGTCAGACAAACGCACCATTAAAGGGGATTAATCGTATCCTATGGGGAAAAGCAGTACCTCTTTATAATGACAAAGGCATTATTACTGGTGCTATAGAGGTAATTCGTGATATAACTGAAAGTAAAAAAGCAGAAAAAGAAGTTATAGACTCTCTGCATGAGAAAGAATTACTTATTAAGGAGATCCATCATCGTGTTAAGAATAATATGCAAATAGTTTCAAGCTTACTTAACCTGCAAACAAATTATGTAGATGAAAAGGAAACTGTGGATGTCTTAAAGGAAAGCCAGAATAGGGTAAGATCTATGGCCATGATACACGAAGAACTGTATCGATCTGGAGATTTAACTCATATTAATTTTGTTAATTATGTTCAAAATTTGATCCAAAAATTGTTATATGCGTATAATATCGATGCTACCATAATTAAACCGATACTAAAAATAGAAAATATAAATTTAAATATGGAAACTGCTGTTCCTTGCGGGCTTATAATAAGTGAACTTGTATCTAACAGCTTAAAATATGCTTTTCCTAATGGAATGGCAGGAGAAATCTATATTTCACTCAAATCAAAAGAAGACAAATTTGAACTTGTAATACGTGATAATGGTATAGGACTACCTGAAAATTTTGACTTTAATAAACTAGATTCATTGGGTCTGCTACTTGTAAAGAATTTAACAGACCAGATTGATGGTGATCTTACAATCAACGTTACAACTGGAACAGAATTTATTATAAATTTTGAAGAATTAGAATATAAAACACGTATATAA
- a CDS encoding zinc-ribbon domain-containing protein: MSNCKNCGNEIEINQKFCPECGILTGNTIENPDPLYDDEIRTIKIEKEINLGPGECCGNCEHSNDWGYECSGKCKLHKIYISLDQKCKDFSCDKPSK, translated from the coding sequence ATGTCTAATTGTAAAAACTGTGGGAACGAAATTGAAATAAATCAGAAATTCTGTCCAGAGTGCGGCATTCTAACAGGTAATACTATTGAGAACCCTGATCCTCTTTATGACGATGAAATAAGAACAATAAAAATTGAAAAAGAGATTAATTTAGGTCCTGGAGAATGCTGTGGAAATTGTGAACATTCAAATGATTGGGGCTATGAATGTTCAGGAAAATGCAAATTACATAAAATCTATATCAGTTTAGATCAAAAATGTAAAGATTTTTCTTGTGATAAACCCTCAAAATAA
- a CDS encoding acetate uptake transporter: MVEDEFATITIDGRTLSKHTPANPAPLGFIAVGLTIVFLGFYLAGFYALNSMILTLGLVYGGITLLIVSAMEYKNGNTFGTVAFGLYGIFWISDVLILIFTKLGWGIAPDVNAYAIFYLIWGIFTVGIFVGTLKISRALQFFFLTLAILFFLLTASTLTGNPAITLIAGYEGIICGASGVYIGLAEVLNDLYDRKVLPV; encoded by the coding sequence ATGGTAGAAGATGAATTTGCAACGATAACAATAGATGGAAGAACGTTATCAAAACATACTCCTGCAAACCCTGCACCTTTGGGATTTATAGCCGTAGGATTAACAATTGTTTTTCTTGGTTTCTATCTTGCAGGATTTTATGCACTAAACAGTATGATATTAACTTTGGGATTAGTTTATGGAGGTATAACTCTATTAATAGTCAGTGCTATGGAATATAAAAATGGTAACACCTTTGGAACTGTCGCATTTGGATTATACGGAATATTTTGGATTTCAGATGTTCTTATATTAATATTTACAAAACTAGGTTGGGGAATAGCTCCAGATGTTAATGCATATGCAATATTCTATTTAATATGGGGAATATTTACAGTGGGAATATTTGTAGGAACTCTTAAAATAAGCAGGGCTTTACAATTCTTTTTCCTGACTCTCGCAATACTCTTCTTCCTATTAACTGCATCTACATTAACCGGAAATCCGGCAATAACATTAATTGCTGGTTATGAAGGAATAATATGCGGTGCAAGTGGTGTATATATAGGTCTTGCAGAAGTGTTAAACGATTTATACGATAGAAAAGTTTTACCGGTTTAA
- a CDS encoding ABC transporter substrate-binding protein, which yields MATPGVSSIQQVLLLYQLQKYNLTTSEVDISSVDIYMLPSTLASKKVDAYIPYEPYVSLAPYRDIGNVMMYSDEIMPGHPCCVIVARQDFIDQHPQELQKFLDIHKNTTEFVNNNQNVTAQLISTELTTNPQLEMMSLPHVKFVSQVNKAFQDKVINFMNIELQMGYLKKNMTVDQIFDTQFLGD from the coding sequence GTGGCCACACCCGGAGTAAGTTCCATACAACAAGTTCTTCTACTTTATCAACTTCAGAAATATAATTTAACCACTAGTGAGGTTGATATTTCTTCGGTGGACATTTATATGCTACCCAGTACATTGGCTTCCAAAAAAGTGGATGCATATATACCATATGAACCATATGTCTCCCTTGCCCCTTACAGAGACATTGGAAATGTGATGATGTACTCTGATGAGATAATGCCGGGGCATCCATGTTGTGTTATAGTTGCACGTCAGGATTTTATTGATCAGCATCCGCAGGAACTCCAAAAATTCCTGGATATACATAAAAACACCACAGAATTTGTTAACAACAATCAAAATGTGACAGCTCAGCTAATTTCAACAGAATTAACAACCAATCCTCAATTGGAAATGATGTCACTTCCTCATGTGAAATTTGTATCCCAAGTAAACAAAGCATTCCAAGATAAAGTGATTAACTTCATGAATATTGAGCTCCAAATGGGATATCTGAAAAAAAACATGACCGTTGATCAAATTTTTGATACCCAATTTTTAGGTGATTAA
- a CDS encoding DUF3892 domain-containing protein gives MVCRGHNRSSNIDGTEYIWTDRDSSAEDNLENLPRF, from the coding sequence ATGGTGTGCAGGGGCCATAATAGAAGTAGTAACATAGACGGAACAGAGTATATCTGGACCGACAGGGATTCATCAGCGGAAGATAATCTAGAAAATCTTCCAAGATTCTAA